In a single window of the Cucumis melo cultivar AY chromosome 11, USDA_Cmelo_AY_1.0, whole genome shotgun sequence genome:
- the LOC127144046 gene encoding uncharacterized protein LOC127144046, protein MPPRRGTRRGGGRGGRGAGRGQPEAPPAAPAVDPNAPVTQADLAAMERRYQDMLQAALAPFLAAQQNQAAPAQAQAVVPPAPEEAPPVPVQLSAEAKHLRDFRKYNPKTFDGSMDNPTKAQMWLTSIETIFRYMKCPEDQKVQCAVFFLEDRGTAWWETAERMLGGDVNKITWEQFKENFYAKFFSANVKHAKLQEFLNLEQGDMTVEQYDAEFDMLSRFAPDMVRDEAARTEKFVRGLRLDIQGIVRALRPATHADALRIALDLSLPERADSSKAAGRGSALGQKRKVETQPDVAPQRTLRSGGVFQRHRRELAAAGRTLRELPACTTCGRVHGGRCLAGSGVCFRCRQPGHTADVCPRKPFETTPPQPSAAQQGRVFATTRQEAERAGTVVTGRGRGKGKGKLASDPK, encoded by the exons atgccgccacgtaggggtacacgccgaggaggtggtaggggaggcagaggagccggtcgtggccagccggaggcgccacctgctgcaccggcagtcgacccaaatgcaccggtcacccaggcggatctcgccgcgatggagcggcgctatcaggacatgctgcaagctgctttggcgcctttcctagccgcccagcagaaccaggccgcccctgctcaggcccaagCCGTTgttcctccagcccctgaggaagctccaccagtaccagttcaactgtcggccgaggcgaaacacttacgggactttaggaagtataatcctaagacctttgacggatctatggacaaccccacaaaggcccaaatgtggttgacgtccatagagactattttccggtacatgaagtgcccagaagaccagaaggtgcagtgtgcagtcttcttcttggaggaccgaggcaccgcctggtgggagaccgctgagagaatgctggggggcgatgtcaataagataacttgggagcagttcaaggagaacttctatgctaagttcttctctgccaatgtgaagcacgccaagctgcaagagttcctaaacttggagcaaggcgacatgacggtggagcagtacgacgccgagttcgatatgctgtcccgctttgctcccgatatggtaagggatgaggctgccaggacggagaaattcgttagaggactcaggctagacattcagggcattgtcagagctctccgcccagccacgcatgctgatgcactacgtatagcactggatttgagcctgcctgagagagccgattcgtctaaggctgccggcagagggtcagccttgggacagaagagaaaggttgagacgcagcctgacgtagcaccgcagcgaacactgaggtcaggaggtgtcttccagagacaccgacgggagcttgcagcagccgggaggactctgagagagctacccgcttgtactacctgcgggagagtccacggaggtcgttgtttggctggaagtggagtctgtttcagatgtagacagccggggcatactgctgatgtgtgtcctcggaaaccctttgagacgacaccgccccagccttctgcggcccagcaggggagagttttcgccactacccggcaggaggccgagcgagctggcacagtggtgacag gtagaggacgaggcaagggcaagggcaagctggcgagcgacccgaagtga
- the LOC103496016 gene encoding transcription activator GLK1-like, with protein MLALSPIRSGNKDEKQGEMERFSIGGDDFPDFDDDRNLLDSINFDDLFVGINDGDVLPDLEMDPELLAEFSVSGGEESEVNASVSLEKFDDNTLKIIGNKDNDDDEDQKDLDSRSSSQVVDQEILSKRDDELATPTNIIEANPLVKDSGDKSIKPQKASSSQSKNSQGKRKVKVDWTPELHRRFVQAVEQLGVDKAVPSRILELMGIECLTRHNVASHLQKYRSHRKHLLAREAEAASWSQRRQMYGGGGGGGGKREVSSWGAPPTMGFPPMTPMHPHFRPLHVWGHPPAMDQSLLHVWPKHLPHSPSPPPPPPTPPPSSWPHAAAPPPPPDPSYWHHHHQRVPNGLTSGTPCFPQPIPTTRFGGASFSVIPPPHPMYKAAEPTTSVGRSPTHPPLDSYPSKESIDSAIGDVLAKPWLPLPLGLKPPSLDSVKVELQKQGIPKIPPTCAA; from the exons ATGCTTGCCTTGTCACCTATTAGAAGTGGCAACAAAGATGAGAAACAAGGAGAAATGGAGAGGTTTTCGATTGGAGGTGATGATTTTCCCGATTTTGATGATGATAGAAATTTGCTTGATAGCATCAACTTTGATGATCTTTTTGTGGGAATCAACGATGGAGATGTGTTGCCTGATTTGGAGATGGACCCTGAACTCCTCGCTGAATTCTCCGTTAGCGGCGGTGAGGAATCGGAAGTCAACGCATCAGTTTCTTTAGAAAAATTCGACGACAATACATTAAAGATTATCGGTAATAAAGACAACGACGACGATGAAGATCAGAAAGATTTGGATTCTAGATCTTCTAGTCAAGTGGTGGATCAAGAGATTTTGAGTAAACGAGATGATGAATTGGCCACACCAACAAATATTATTGAAGCAAACCCTTTGGTGAAAGATAGTGGCGATAAAAGTATTAAACCCCAAAAGGCATCTTCGTCTCAATCCAAAAATTCTCAAGGCAAGAGAAAAGTTAAG GTTGATTGGACACCAGAGCTGCACCGGCGGTTTGTACAAGCCGTTGAACAATTGGGAGTGGATAAGGCAGTTCCTTCTAGAATATTGGAGCTTATGGGAATTGAGTGTCTCACTCGCCATAACGTTGCTAGCCATCTTCAA AAATATAGGTCGCATCGGAAACATTTGTTGGCACGTGAAGCGGAGGCGGCGAGTTGGAGCCAAAGGCGGCAGATGTACGGAGGCGGTGGAGGTGGAGGAGGAAAGAGAGAGGTGAGTTCATGGGGTGCACCGCCCACCATGGGATTTCCGCCCATGACTCCCATGCACCCTCATTTTAGGCCTTTACACGTGTGGGGTCATCCTCCTGCTATGGATCAATCTCTTTTGCACGTGTGGCCTAAGCACCTCCCTCATTCACCATCTCCTCCGCCGCCTCCACCTACTCCTCCGCCATCCTCATGGCCACACGCCGCCGCTCCTCCTCCTCCCCCTGACCCTTCCTACTGGCACCACCACCACCAACGG GTTCCAAATGGTTTAACCTCAGGAACGCCATGCTTCCCACAGCCAATACCAACCACG AGATTTGGTGGGGCAAGTTTCTCGGTAATCCCACCGCCTCATCCGATGTACAAAGCCGCTGAGCCCACAACGAGCGTAGGCCGTTCTCCCACTCACCCTCCCCTCGACTCTTATCCC TCGAAAGAGAGTATAGACTCAGCAATTGGAGATGTTTTAGCGAAGCCATGGCTACCACTTCCTCTTGGATTAAAGCCTCCCTCTCTAGACAGTGTTAAAGTTGAACTCCAAAAACAGGGAATTCCAAAAATACCCCCCACTTGTGCTGCTTAA